The following are from one region of the Trichoderma breve strain T069 chromosome 5, whole genome shotgun sequence genome:
- a CDS encoding major facilitator superfamily domain-containing protein: MATSTITETLHTAEEIPLSVLQPKAVLKGSHDSDKPFVDAPILEPAIASDDSAAPEDAFEAKVKWNSPPINRYRVLSTFWAFFVLGMNDGSYGLEEYYHLTYTVVSLIFLSPFVGYTLAALVNSPLHVRLGQRGVSMIAPLFRLVPYLVITFHPPYPVLVVMYILVGFGNGIIDAAWSAWIGNMANSHEISGVLQACYALGATVAPLIATSISSHGRGGWWTFYYIMVSASALELGVSTTTFWTQTGKVYLSENPHQKAGENATSGRTREALKNKLTWFFSLFIFLYVVRNASPFAGSATATGFWGGMTVGRLVLGFVTSRVGGFRAMLLYLGLAIAIELVFWLVPNMVVTAVASALLGMILGPMYPTAVVLMTKVLPRSLHISAIGFATAIGGSGSAALPFAVGAIAQAKGVKTLQPIVLASCVVMLIVWLFLQQHRPKDKEEGVSMAVFRRIGERVRKLFK; encoded by the exons GCTCAGTGTCTTGCAGCCAAAAGCAGTCCTCAAAGGCAGCCATGACTCTGACAAGCCGTTTGTCGATGCGCCGATTCTCGAGCCAGCCATTGCAAGTGATGATTCTGCAGCTCCCGAGGATGCCTTTGAGGCCAAGGTGAAGTGGAACTCGCCGCCCATCAACAGATATCGTGTCCTTTCTACCTTTTGGGCCTTTTTCGTCTTGGGCATGAACGATGGTTCCTATGGT CTGGAAGAGTATTACCACTTAACCTACACAGTCGTTTCGctcatctttctttccccGTTTGTTGGCTACACCTTGGCCGCATTGGTCAACAGCCCGCTACATGTTCGTCTTGGTCAACGAGGTGTGAGCATGATAGCGCCGCTATTTCGTCTCGTCCCGTACCTCGTCATAACGTTTCATCCACCGTACCCAGTCCTCGTTGTGATGTATATCCTGGTTGGTTTCGGCAATGGCATTATTGACGCTGCCTGGAGTGCCTGGATCGGCAACATGGCTAACTCGCACGAAATATCGGGAGTCTTGCAGGCCTGCTACGCTTTGGGAGCGACGGTAGCCCCCTTGATTGCCACTTCCATCAGTTCGCATGGCCGTGGTGGTTGGTGGACGTTTTACTACATCATG GTCAGCGCCTCAGCACTTGAGCTGGGTGTCAGCACAACCACATTCTGGACCCAGACAGGCAAAGTCTACCTGAGCGAGAACCCACACCAAAAGGCCGGCGAGAATGCCACATCGGGACGAACACGAGAAGCGCTAAAGAACAAGCTGACCTggttcttctctctcttcatcttcttatACGTCG TCCGCAACGCTTCTCCGTTTGCTGGCAGTGCCACGGCGACGGGATTCTGGGGCGGCATGACGGTTGGGCGTCTAGTGTTGGGCTTCGTCACTTCTCGAGTTGGCGGCTTTCGGGCAATGCTTCTGTATCTTGGActggccattgccattgagcTCGTCTTTTGGCTTGTGCCGAACATGGTTGTGACTGCAGTGGCATCTGCGTTGCTGGGCATGATTTTGG GACCCATGTACCCTACCGCAGTGGTCCTCATGACCAAAGTCTTACCTCGCTCTCTCCACATCAGTGCCATTGGATTTGCGACAGCCATCGGAGGCTCTGGTTCAGCTGCTTTGCCGTTCGCGGTCGGTGCCATCGCACAAGCAAAGGGTGTCAAGACGCTACAGCCTATCGTCCTCGCCTCCTGTGTTGTGATGCTGATTGTGTGGCTATTCCTGCAACAGCACCGACCAAAGGATAAGGAGGAGGGCGTCAGCATGGCCGTGTTCAGGCGGATAGGCGAACGAGTCCGAAAGTTGTTCAAGTAA
- a CDS encoding SAPK-interacting protein 1 (Sin1), middle CRIM domain-containing protein: MSLIQLEELVTYQLRTGYLNEIADGVGERLISVNDSSINTVPFKSAGWRPNSSHVKRTHSPPIPTAIASEYFQAPRQAGLTLEDGFEDGGLLTGGGADTMGPGAATKRRRRREQMEEDDSSDFSDESEDESEHRAAQQIKFAKMPVRHRAGSSPGQASHLQPMNTSPRAPRRGSQSSLNILPGRPRRDTVTSSEVSSENEFDVPVAYRHREAARAATRAMRMQDKINEEPSPGVQLADPSLLREEEEDDDDSDEGSDMSGEYVASIDEASILDVVENNPMNASPTRQVVGTPPRNFTRQSTIRISQAPAPSSVFKALPPPRPMSTIRPLSVVQPQSLLSAAIKAKRYKSSVPFQKFAHLNGEGTQGAMTIRIYAAFSKTPNKFLEVLIRPRVQNGQGVERAVTIADLIGLGLYKYNEEKREPPIAPKKRNINWYTLRMVEEGGDVDDDFPPFDRTKPLTTATTVNNAHMRGGGRMRSNSKVYDEFAIVAATESEYEANQRLTPQEDEEEEAQPSQDSIAEEGTLMRRESESASAGISANASGMSSPPSSVHPRPNPILTTAYRPNALLADAPQTRTTVSNAMRGQQKLLRIYIMSSDVAAGQMVTLDITTDTYFAEVLDLVCRKRHLDKANHVLKMPGSGALVMLDRPVSSIGNVTDLELYRRRFATDGPLAITGSPGTSSPKVVPMMDAPAPRKGHKKGYTTGSHPLAREVIQPDELPSANYKRYTVWRKQPMRIVGMSERVLVIDGEYIHIVPASGGKAVQEGGGKTTTVHFSNVIGCKVPRKHPTNVKLVVYKATESKRYDFEARGADEAAEIVAELKKGISPYREV; this comes from the exons ATGTCTCTCATCCAGCTAGAAGA GCTTGTAACCTACCAGCTTCGCACCGGCTACCTCAACGAAATCGCCGACGGCGTAGGCGAGCGGCTCATCAGCGTCAacgacagcagcatcaacaccgTGCCATTCAAGTCAGCTGGCTGGCGGCCAAACTCGTCACACGTCAAACGCACACATTCCCCGCCGATTCCCACGGCTATCGCGTCAGAGTATTTCCAGGCGCCGCGGCAAGCTGGCCTGACGCTGGAAGATGGCTTCGAAGATGGCGGTTTGCTTACGGGCGGAGGCGCCGACACCATGGGTCCGGGGGCGGCAACCAAGAGGCGCAGGCGCCGTGAgcagatggaagaggacgacaGCAGCGACTTTAGCGACGAAAGTGAGGATGAATCTGAACATCGGGCGGCTCAGCAGATAAAGTTTGCCAAGATGCCCGTACGACACCGCGCGGGATCCTCGCCTGGCCAGGCATCGCACCTCCAACCCATGAATACTTCTCCTCGAGCCCCCAGGCGGGGCTCACAGTCATCGCTCAACATCTTGCCGGGGCGGCCACGACGAGACACAGTGACCAGCAGCGAAGTGTCCTCCGAAAACGAGTTTGACGTACCAGTCGCGTACAGGCACAGGGAGGCAGCAAGAGCGGCAACCAGAGCCATGAGGATGCAGGATAAGATCAACGAAGAGCCTTCGCCAGGTGTGCAGCTCGCCGATCCTTCACTTCTccgcgaagaggaagaggatgatgatgactcgGACGAGGGCTCAGACATGTCGGGGGAATACGTTGCAAGCATTGACGAGGCCTCCATTCTCGACGTCGTGGAGAACAACCCCATGAACGCATCCCCTACTCGACAAGTGGTCGGCACTCCTCCGAGGAATTTTACCAGGCAATCTACAATCCGCATCTCACAAGCGCCCGCTCCTTCGTCAGTTTTTAAAGCATTGCCGCCTCCACGACCGATGAGCACCATCCGACCCCTCAGCGTCGTTCAGCCTCAAAGTCTTCTCTCTGCAGCGATCAAAGCCAAGCGGTACAAGTCGAGTGTGCCCTTTCAGAAGTTTGCTCATCTAAATGGAGAGGGGACTCAAGGGGCCATGACTATCCGCATCTATGCCGCATTCTCCAAGACACCTAACAAGTTTCTGGAAGTGCTCATCCGGCCCAGAGTGCAAAATGGTCAGGGGGTAGAGAGAGCCGTCACCATAGCTGACTTGATTGGTTTGGGCCTGTATAAGTacaacgaagagaagagagagccTCCCATTGCCCCTAAGAAGCGCAACATCAACTGGTATACGCTCAGAATGGTAGAAGAAGGCGGTGATGTCGACGACGATTTCCCGCCTTTTGACCGGACAAAACCTCTGACAACAGCCACCACCGTCAACAACGCCCACATGAGGGGCGGCGGGCGAATGCGGTCCAACTCCAAAGTCTACGATGAGTTTGCCATTGTGGCCGCTACGGAATCAGAATACGAGGCCAACCAGAGATTAACACCgcaggaagacgaggaagaggaagcacaGCCCTCTCAAGATAGCATTGCAGAAGAGGGAACACTtatgagaagagaaagcgagaGCGCAAGCGCCGGTATCAGTGCCAATGCCAGTGGCATGTCATCTCCGCCATCGTCTGTGCATCCCCGCCCGAATCCGATATTGACGACGGCTTACCGGCCAAACGCACTTTTGGCGGATGCCCCTCAAACGCGCACCACTGTATCAAACGCGATGCGGGGCCAGCAGAAGTTGCTACGGATCTACATCATGTCGTCTGACGTGGCGGCCGGTCAGATGGTGACGCTCGACATCACTACTGATACGTATTTTGCCGAAGTGTTGGATCTAGTATGCCGCAAGAGACACCTCGACAAGGCCAACCACGTGTTGAAGATGCCAGGATCAGGAGCACTTGTCATGCTGGATCGGCCGGTGTCATCGATTGGAAATGTGACGGATTTGGAGCTCTACAGACGTCGGTTTGCGACGGACGGGCCGCTGGCCATTACGGGCTCGCCAGGAACATCGTCGCCCAAGGTGGTGCCGATGATGGACGCGCCGGCGCCGCGAAAGGGCCACAAGAAGGGCTACACGACTGGCTCGCACCCGTTGGCGCGCGAGGTCATCCAGCCAGACGAGCTTCCCAGTGCCAACTACAAGAGGTACACGGTCTGGCGCAAGCAGCCGATGCGGATTGTGGGAATGAGCGAAAGGGTGCTGGTGATTGATGGCGAGTACATTCACATTGTGCCGGCCTCCGGGGGCAAGGCCGTTCAAGAAGGCGGAGGCAAGACGACGACGGTGCATTTCAGCAACGTGATAGGATGCAAGGTGCCCCGGAAGCATCCCACCAACGTCAAG CTCGTCGTCTACAAAGCTACAGAGAGCAAACGCTACGATTTCGAGGCTCGAGGAGCTGATGAGGCTGCAGAGATTGTGGCAGAGCTGAAAAAGGGCATCTCGCCTTATCGGGAAGTTTGA
- a CDS encoding mitotic checkpoint regulator, MAD2B-interacting domain-containing protein: MGLVDYSESESEPEVDAPKPTVKPAPKKPAFQKVVDRSNPGKIIVNLPQAASSNDEGASNGDGPPAKRARTGASGGLFSGFNSFLPPPKNAAKATLSKPSSSQARPMINLKTSAEKGFSRDEEFSNSSSNADAAPGGLSLPPPKRSAEPSIPDTMKPAEEVKLKKPIKSTAVQAPAASTSKSVASTQAATSTISTAPEPVAAPAPPPKKTSLFSLHVEEPSAPASASAERGAYEPLFETEDSANPYSVNGPDVYSQQMNSGQMATTAADTRTESLDSIANDLNLSAAARRELFGRGGQGQTAQKLINFNMDQEYQHNEELRAAGEQQTHNPVRAIASGKHSLQQLVRNVSNQREALEESFAKGRSNRKEASSRYGW, translated from the exons ATGGGTCTTGTCGATTATTCCGAATCCGAATCGGAGCCCGAGGTTGACGCGCCCAAGCCCACCGTCAAACCTGCCCCGAAGAAACCTGCATTCCAAAAAGTCGTCGATCGATCAAACCCGGGCAAAATCATCGTCAATCTTCCCCAAGCCGCCTCTTCCAACGACGAAGGCGCATCAAATGGCGATGGACCACCGGCGAAACGCGCGCGCACGGGTGCTAGTGGCGGCCTCTTTTCCGGCTTCAACTCGTTTCTCCCACCGCCAAAGAACGCGGCAAAGGCGACGCTGAGCAAACCCTCAAGCAGCCAAGCTCGCCCCATGATCAATCTTAAAACCAGTGCCGAGAAGGGCTTTAGCCGTGATGAAGAGTTTTCGAACAGTTCTAGCAACGCAGATGCCGCGCCTGGAGGACTGAGCTTGCCACCTCCTAAACGATCAGCCGAACCATCAATACCGGATACGATGAAGCCTGCCGAGGAAGTCAAACTT aagaagcctaTCAAGAGCACGGCCGTCCAAGCGCCCGCAGCATCAACGTCAAAATCAGTAGCCTCAACTCAAGCCGCAACCTCGACGATTAGCACAGCACCAGAACCAGTTGCAGCCCCAGCACCGCCTCCGAAAAAGACATCATTATTCTCACTGCATGTAGAAGAGCCATCAGCTCCTGCATCAGCGTCAGCAGAAAGGGGGGCCTATGAACCACTCTTCGAAACTGAAGACTCGGCCAATCCATATTCCGTGAATGGGCCAGACGTTTATTCTCAGCAAATGAACAGTGGTCAGATGGCTACCACCGCAGCAGATACGAGGACAGAGTCGTTGGACAGCATCGCCAATGATTTGAATCTTTCCGCCGCTGCGAGACGAGAGCTgtttggaagaggaggtcaaggacaGACGGCACAAAAACTCATCAACTTCAATATGGATCAGGAATACCAACACAACGAAGAGCtcagagcagctggagaacaACAAACGCACAACCCCGTTCGCGCCATAGCGAGCGGCAAACACAGTCTCCAGCAGTTGGTGCGGAACGTGTCCAACCAACGGGAGGCCTTGGAGGAGAGCTTTGCAAAAGGCAGAAGCAACCGGAAGGAAGCTTCAAGCCGCTACGGCTGGTAA
- a CDS encoding GMC oxidoreductase domain-containing protein, which translates to MPSTTPINSGDRFDFIVVGGGTAGNTVAGRLAENPNVRILIVEAGVANPEQLKEIMTPSNAMNLRGSKHDWAYKTTVVKRDDYERIEKPNTRGKILGGSSSLNYFTWIPGCKPTFDMWAEYGGEEWTWDPLVPYLRKSVTYHDDEGLYDPELAKIGSGGPINISHAELLPEMAPFRDALTKAWTSMGEPLTENIYDGEMIGLYHCADTIYKGQRNGSFLFLKNKPNITVLTEVHSKKLLIDYADRTCRGVTVVGADGKELSFYADREVILSQGVYGSPQLLMLSGIGPARELAKHNIECIVDSRHVGQNLIDHPAVPFVLKVKDEYGMDNTILRKNQANVQAHAAYDKDFSGPVGSGFLEMVGFPRIDKYLAKDPVYSAAVKANGGKDPLCPDGQPHFELDFVSIFGSAFQWHYPVPKVGAHTTVVVDLVRPISKPGEVTLASNNYLDNPNINLNFFESELDIIAMREGIRFSYDLLTKGEGFKDLVVDEYPWDMPLDNDEEMRRVVLDRCQTAFHPCGSARLSKNIEQGVVDPALKVHGVKNLRVIDASIMPVIPDCRIQNSVYMIGEKGADMIKATYKDLY; encoded by the coding sequence atgcctTCCACTACCCCCATCAACTCTGGTGACCGCTTCgacttcatcgtcgtcggtgGCGGCACTGCCGGTAACACCGTTGCCGGCCGTCTCGCTGAGAACCCCAATGTCCGCATCCTCATTGTCGAGGCCGGTGTTGCCAACCCCGAGCAGTTGAAGGAGATCATGACCCCCTCCAACGCCATGAACCTCCGTGGCAGCAAGCATGACTGGGCCTACAAGACCACCGTTGTCAAGCGTGACGACTACGAGCGTATCGAGAAGCCCAACACCCGTGGCAAGATCCTCGGtggcagctcttctctcaaCTACTTCACTTGGATCCCCGGATGCAAGCCTACCTTTGACATGTGGGCTGAGTACGGTGGTGAGGAGTGGACCTGGGATCCTCTTGTCCCCTACCTGCGCAAGAGTGTCACTTACCACGATGACGAGGGCCTCTACGACCctgagctggccaagattggcTCTGGTGGTCCCATCAACATCTCCCACGCCGAGCTGCTCCCTGAGATGGCTCCCTTCCGTGATGCCCTCACCAAGGCCTGGACCTCCATGGGCGAGCCCCTGACTGAGAACATCTACGATGGTGAGATGATTGGCCTGTACCACTGCGCCGACACCATCTACAAGGGCCAGCGAAACGgcagcttcctcttcctcaagaACAAGCCCAACATCACCGTCCTCACCGAGGTGCactccaagaagctcctcATCGACTACGCCGACCGCACCTGCAGGGGTGTCACCGTTGTCGGCGCCGACGGCAAGGAGCTCAGCTTCTACGCCGACCGCGAAGTCATCCTGTCTCAGGGTGTCTATGGAAGCCCTCAGCTGCTCATGCTCAGCGGTATCGGTCCCGCTCGCGAGCTGGCCAAGCACAACATTGAGTGCATTGTCGACTCCCGCCATGTCGGCCAGAACCTGATTGACCACCCGGCTGTGCCCTTCGtcctcaaggtcaaggacgAGTACGGCATGGACAACACCATCCTCCGCAAGAACCAGGCCAACGTCCAGGCCCACGCCGCTTACGACAAGGACTTCTCCGGCCCTGTTGGCTCTGGCTTCCTCGAGATGGTCGGCTTCCCCCGTATTGACAAGTACCTTGCCAAGGACCCCGTCTACAGCGCCGCCGTCAAGGCCAACGGTGGAAAGGATCCTCTCTGCCCTGACGGCCAGCCTCACTTCGAGCTGGACTTTGTCTCCATCTTCGGAAGCGCCTTCCAGTGGCACTACCCCGTCCCCAAGGTCGGCGCCCACAccaccgtcgtcgtcgacctGGTGCGACCCATCTCCAAGCCCGGTGAGGTCACCCTGGCCAGCAACAACTACCTGGACAACcccaacatcaacctcaacttcTTCGAGAGCGAgctcgacatcatcgccatgcGCGAGGGTATCCGCTTCAGCTACGACCTCCTGACCAAGGGCGAGGGCTTCAAGGACCTCGTTGTCGACGAGTACCCCTGGGACATGCCCCTCGAcaacgacgaggagatgcgCAGGGTCGTCCTCGACCGATGCCAGACCGCCTTCCACCCTTGCGGCAGTGCCCGTCTCTCCAAGAACATTGAGCAGGGTGTCGTCGACCCGGCCCTCAAGGTTCACGGTGTCAAGAACCTGCGTGTCATTGACGCCTCCATCATGCCCGTCATCCCCGACTGCCGAATCCAGAACTCGGTCTACATGATTGGCGAGAAGGGCGCCGACATGATCAAGGCTACCTACAAGGACCTCTACTAA
- a CDS encoding catalase domain-containing protein, with protein sequence MTSFYTGAEGCPYPNPSTSVQVRNPSGGVGGLVLLQDTQLIETLAHFNRERIPERVVHAKAAGAYGEFECTHDCTDITSASFLNTIGKKSDVLLRISTVGPERGSADTTRDVHGWGMKIYTDEGNQDFVCNNIPVFFVRDPIKFPSLNRSHKRHPQTNLADSDMFWDFHLGNPEGIHALMHLFNDRGTPASLRNINAYSGHTYKFTKEDGSFKYIKLHLKAQDGVKNFTAATATKVAGENPDFLTQDLFEAIEQGNFPKWDVFVQVMDPKEAETYKWNIFDMTKVWPHKDFPLRQIGRLTMNRNPQNYFTDIEQAAFSPSTMVPGIAPSADPILQARMFAYPDAARYRLGVNYQQLPTNRSKAPVYTPYQRDGFMNFTDNYGADPNYVNSSLKPTTFKAAGKINSTITEHEKWVGEVSSFTSEITPVDFEQATALWNVLGTQEGHQDRFINNLAGHLSGAKSAQIRSRVYEYFSYVDKDLGARLREVTEAKVAA encoded by the exons ATGACTTCCTTTTACACCGGCGCCGAGG GTTGCCCCTACCCCAATCCTTCCACAAGTGTGCAAGTCCGCAACCCCTCAGGTGGTGTTGGAGGCCTTGTGCTGCTTCAAGATACCCAGTTGATTGAGACGCTGGCTCACTTTAACCGTGAAAGAATTCCCGAACG TGTTGTTCatgccaaggctgctgg TGCTTATGGTGAATTCGAGTGTACACATGACTGCACCGACATCACTTCTGCCAGCTtcctcaacaccattggCAAGAAATCAGACGTCCTCCTCCGTATCTCAACTGTTGGTCCCGAGCGAGGCTCCGCCGACACCACTCGAGATGTCCACGGTTGGGGCATGAAGATCTACACTGACGAAGGAAACCAAGACTTTGTCTGCAACAACATT cccgtcttcttcgttcGAGACCCCATCAAGTTCCCTTCGCTTAACCGCTCTCACAAACGCCACCCCCAAACAAACTTGGCTGACTCGGATATG TTTTGGGA CTTCCACCTCGGCAACCCCGAAGGTATCCACGCCCTCATGCACCTGTTCAACGACCGAGGCACTCCAGCTTCTCTGCGTAACATCAACGCCTACAGCGGCCACACATACAAGTTCACCAAGGAG GATGGCAGCTTCAAGTACATCAAGCTCCACCTCAAGGCCCAAGATGGTGTCAAGAACTTCACCGCCGCAACCGCCACCAAGGTTGCGGGCGAGAACCCGGATTTCCTCACCCAGGACCTCTTCGAGGCCATCGAGCAGGGCAACTTCCCCAAGTGGGACGTCTTCGTGCAGGTCATGGACcccaaggaggccgagaCGTACAAGTGGAACATTTTCGACATGACCAAGGTCTGGCCTCACAAGGATTTCCCCTTGCGTCAGATTGGCCGTCTGACGATGAACCGCAAC CCTCAAAACTACTTTACCGATATCGAGCAGGCTGCCTTTTCGCCATCCACCATGGTGCCCGGCATTGCCCCGTCTGCTGATCCCA TCCTGCAGGCTCGCATGTTTGCCTACCCCGATGCTGCCCGATACCGTCTCGGTGTTAACTACCAACAACTGCCGACAAACCGCAGCAAGGCGCCCGTTTACACGCCCTACCAGCGCGATGGCTTCATGAACTTCACAGACAACTACGGGGCCGACCCGAACTACGTCAACTCGTCGCTCAAGCCCACAACTTTCAAGGCCGCCGGCAAGATTAACTCCACCATCACTGAACACGAGAAGTGGGTTGGCGAAGTCAGCAGCTTCACGAGCGAGATCACCCCTGTGGACTTTGAGCAGGCTACAGCCCTGTGGAACGTCCTTGGCACCCAGGAGGGCCACCAGGACCGGTTCATTAACAACCTTGCTGGCCATCTGTCAGGAGCCAAGAGCGCTCAGATCCGAAGCAGGGTCTATG AATATTTCTCGTATGTGGACAAGGATCTTGGAGCTCGCCTCCGGGAGGTCACTGAGGCCAAGGTCGCCGCGTAA
- a CDS encoding dyp-type peroxidase family domain-containing protein, with protein MSVPQAVQNPLTKAATFLVLTINSSSPSAIQTVRSVLSSVQDLSKNVSLRDLNSQFSCAVGIGSDAWDLLTDGISGLRRPKELRPFREIAGDRHTAVATPGDLLFHIRSDRRDICFEFERQLLLKLGDAATVVDDTQGFRYFDARDLLGFVDGTANPVGPSVPDAVLIADEDSDCAGGSYVVVQKYVHDMSGWTGLSTETQEAIIGRTKIDNMELDDQPDGHQQAHKTLATIEDDDGNEYSIIRDNMPFGSPGAGVFGTYFIGYSRRLWVIEKMLERMFVGDPPGKHDRILDFSTALTGTTFYTPPAWVLDRLGD; from the coding sequence ATGAGCGTCCCCCAGGCCGTCCAGAACCCCCTCACAAAGGCCGCCaccttcctcgtcctcaccatcaactcctcctccccctccgccATCCAAACTGTCCGCTCCGTCCTCTCCAGCGTCCAGGACCTCTCCAAAAACGTCTCCCTGCGCGACCTCAACTCCCAGTTCTCCTGCGCCGTCGGCATCGGCTCCGACGCCTGGGACCTTCTCACCGACGGCATTTCCGGCCTCCGCCGCCCCAAGGAGCTGCGGCCCTTCCGTGAGATTGCCGGAGACCGCCATACCGCCGTGGCCACCCCCGGCGACCTGCTCTTCCACATCCGCTCCGACCGCCGCGACATCTGCTTCGAGTTTGAGcgccagcttcttctcaagcttggtgatgctgctacGGTTGTTGATGATACGCAGGGCTTCCGCTACTTCGACGCCCGCGACCTGCTGGGCTTCGTCGACGGCACCGCCAACCCCGTCGGCCCCTCCGTGCCAGACGCTGTGCTCATCGCCGACGAGGACTCCGATTGTGCGGGTGGCAGCTACGTCGTCGTGCAAAAGTACGTCCACGACATGAGCGGCTGGACCGGCCTCTCAACGGAAACCCAAGAGGCCATCATCGGCCGCACCAAAATCGACAACATGGAGCTCGACGACCAGCCCGACGGCCACCAGCAGGCGCACAAGACGCTGGCCACAattgaggacgacgacggcaacgAGTACAGCATCATCCGCGACAACATGCCCTTTGGCTCGCCTGGCGCTGGCGTCTTCGGCACGTATTTTATCGGCTACTCGCGCCGTCTTTGGGTGAttgagaagatgctggagcGCATGTTCGTCGGCGATCCTCCCGGAAAGCACGATCGCATTCTCGACTTTTCTACGGCTTTGACGGGAACCACCTTTTATACGCCACCGGCCTGGGTTTTGGACCGGCTCGGAGACTGA